A portion of the Juglans microcarpa x Juglans regia isolate MS1-56 chromosome 1D, Jm3101_v1.0, whole genome shotgun sequence genome contains these proteins:
- the LOC121254025 gene encoding uncharacterized protein LOC121254025 produces the protein MDQKLLNQYDRECMRMAMIKHEETFKEQVSELHRLYRIQKMLMKNIRSNRPNIGRSQELSNLRNELGFIQNSNDHHQRDAEHKPQSWKLDLEQPAEDYIAEPDDGEGVLELIEESEIELTLGPSNYNRWKKPETPLTSDSGPSFSSSSTGSSQINRTSSWIHQMARDQLNGYELGLVKVPDMTSGYHSRSKNNIDVEEQQLRQERLNQAPWLFQVLSLNMT, from the exons ATGGATCAGAAGCTTCTTAACCAATATGACAGGGAATGCATGAGAATGGCCATGATAAAACATGAAGAAACATTCAAGGAGCAG GTAAGTGAACTTCATCGTCTATATCGGATCCAGAAGATGTTAATGAAAAACATTAGGAGCAACAGGCCTAATATTGGAAGGAGCCAAGAGCTATCGAATTTGAGGAATGAACTTGGTTTCATTCAGAATAGTAATGATCATCATCAGCGTGATGCAGAACACAAACCACAAAGCTGGAAACTTGATCTGGAACAGCCTGCCGAGGACTATATTGCAGAACCAGATGATGGTGAGGGAGTGCTAGAGCTTATAGAGGAGAGTGAGATTGAGCTGACTCTGGGCCCATCAAATTACAACAGATGGAAGAAACCCGAGACTCCATTAACCTCAGATTCAGGACCaagcttttcttcttcttcaactggATCCAGTCAGATAAATAGAACAAGTTCTTGGATCCATCAGATGGCAAGAGACCAGTTAAATGGCTATGAACTGGGGCTTGTCAAGGTGCCCGACATGACATCTGGGTACCATAGCAGAAGCAAAAACAATATTGATGTCGAAGAACAACAACTAAGACAAGAGAGGCTAAACCAGGCTCCTTGGCTTTTCCAAGTCTTGAGTTTGAACATGACTTGA